In the genome of Granulibacter bethesdensis CGDNIH1, one region contains:
- a CDS encoding lysophospholipid acyltransferase family protein produces the protein MLKRLSRHPGIQSAGAWLLRAWLHFALTTTRWQWEGEEHVATFLGGDSLICAFWHEQLALMPKVWLRFRKANPEPCHVIISRHRDGRLVATLMRLLGAKTLNGSSSRGGATVLRDTLRILEQGGRIIITPDGPRGPRRQAAPGATAIAAMSGRPLLPVAAQISRRLVLKSWDRMVVPMPFGRGAVVVAAPILVERDDMRHATTLLEEALNRASDQANRLCGLAPDVMTGTPARVAKP, from the coding sequence ATGCTCAAACGCCTTTCCCGTCATCCCGGAATACAGAGTGCCGGTGCCTGGCTGCTCCGGGCGTGGCTGCATTTCGCCCTGACGACGACGCGCTGGCAGTGGGAGGGAGAGGAGCATGTGGCCACTTTTCTGGGTGGAGACTCCCTGATCTGCGCTTTCTGGCATGAGCAGCTGGCCCTGATGCCGAAGGTCTGGCTGCGGTTCCGCAAGGCCAATCCGGAGCCGTGCCATGTGATCATCAGCCGGCATCGGGATGGGCGTCTGGTCGCGACCTTGATGCGCCTGCTGGGGGCGAAAACGCTCAACGGGTCGTCCAGCCGGGGCGGTGCCACGGTGTTGCGGGACACGCTGCGTATTCTGGAGCAGGGCGGCCGGATCATCATCACACCGGATGGCCCGCGTGGCCCGCGACGGCAGGCGGCGCCCGGTGCCACGGCGATTGCGGCGATGAGTGGCCGCCCCTTGCTGCCGGTTGCTGCACAGATCAGCCGTCGTCTGGTGCTGAAAAGTTGGGACCGGATGGTGGTGCCGATGCCATTCGGGCGTGGTGCCGTGGTGGTTGCTGCGCCGATCCTGGTGGAACGGGATGATATGCGCCATGCCACCACCCTGTTGGAGGAAGCGTTGAATCGCGCTTCGGACCAAGCGAACCGGCTGTGTGGTCTGGCTCCGGACGTGATGACGGGGACGCCGGCACGCGTGGCGAAACCGTGA
- a CDS encoding glycosyltransferase family 4 protein: MRILIISDAWQPQVNGVVRTLTMLERELRQQGHVAEVIGPDRFRTIACPTYPEIRLSLFPATRLRRMIVAFRPDALHIATEGPLGLAAARWARRNGFPFTTAFHTRFPDYIKARTGLPAAPFYRWLRRFHAAGEGMMVATESLRRELSERGFNRLLPWSRGVDLDIFHPGADTEDVFADLPRPVFLYVGRVAVEKNIEAFLSTDLPGSKVVVGEGPHAALLKRQWPSAHYLGARYGAALAACFAGADVMVFPSLTDTFGLVTLEALASGTPVAAFSVTGPGDLLRDAGEVGVLAEDLTQQALSRAAMQALNADRAQCRRFAEQFSWAQCARVFVSNLRPVWGLQQKTGRYHAGEER, translated from the coding sequence TTGCGCATCCTGATTATCTCTGATGCCTGGCAGCCGCAGGTGAACGGTGTCGTGCGCACCTTGACCATGCTGGAGCGCGAACTGCGACAGCAAGGCCATGTGGCCGAGGTGATCGGCCCGGACCGGTTCCGCACGATTGCCTGCCCGACCTATCCGGAGATCAGGCTGTCCCTGTTTCCGGCGACCAGACTCAGGCGGATGATCGTGGCGTTCAGGCCGGATGCGCTGCATATCGCGACCGAGGGGCCGCTGGGGCTGGCCGCTGCACGGTGGGCGCGGCGAAATGGCTTCCCTTTCACCACTGCTTTCCACACCCGCTTTCCCGATTATATCAAGGCTCGCACCGGCCTGCCGGCTGCGCCCTTCTACCGATGGCTGAGGCGTTTTCATGCTGCCGGAGAAGGGATGATGGTTGCGACGGAAAGCCTGCGCCGGGAGCTTTCCGAACGCGGGTTCAATCGGCTGCTGCCATGGTCACGCGGGGTTGATCTCGATATTTTCCATCCCGGCGCTGATACGGAAGATGTCTTCGCTGATTTGCCGCGCCCGGTTTTTCTGTATGTCGGGCGTGTGGCGGTCGAGAAAAATATTGAAGCTTTCCTCAGCACCGATCTGCCGGGCAGCAAGGTCGTGGTCGGGGAAGGCCCGCACGCCGCCCTGCTGAAGCGTCAATGGCCCTCTGCGCACTATCTTGGCGCGCGTTATGGCGCGGCGCTGGCGGCGTGCTTCGCCGGGGCGGATGTCATGGTTTTCCCCTCTCTCACCGATACGTTCGGGCTGGTCACGCTGGAGGCGCTGGCCTCCGGTACGCCTGTCGCGGCTTTTTCCGTCACCGGGCCGGGCGATCTGCTGCGCGATGCCGGAGAGGTCGGTGTGCTGGCGGAGGATCTGACCCAGCAGGCACTCAGCCGAGCGGCCATGCAGGCTCTGAATGCCGATCGGGCGCAATGCCGCCGGTTCGCGGAGCAGTTCAGCTGGGCGCAATGTGCCCGCGTTTTCGTCAGCAATCTTCGCCCGGTCTGGGGGTTGCAGCAGAAAACAGGTCGCTACCATGCTGGGGAGGAAAGGTAG
- a CDS encoding UDP-2,3-diacylglucosamine diphosphatase: MDLPVSVEHYRTVFISDLHLGTRGCRGEFLADFLRRVRCDRLYLVGDIIDGWRLRKAWYWDQQHDEVVRLILRHARSGTEVIYIPGNHDEMFRAWLQPDGLEVAGIRLMREAVHETADGRQFLVMHGDEFDSVVRYAKFLAVLGDWAYTLALEINRWFNAVRRRMGYPYWSLSAWLKRQVKEAVKAIDRFENALAGEARRRGLDGVVCGHIHHAEMREVNGVLYINDGDWVESCTALVEHADGQLELIDWAARNQLSFFAGRRSEVLQTA; the protein is encoded by the coding sequence ATGGACCTGCCGGTCAGCGTCGAACATTACCGAACCGTTTTCATATCCGACCTCCATCTTGGCACGCGTGGGTGCAGAGGGGAGTTTCTGGCGGATTTTCTGCGGCGGGTGAGGTGTGACCGGCTTTATCTGGTCGGCGACATCATTGATGGCTGGCGGCTGCGTAAAGCCTGGTACTGGGATCAGCAGCATGATGAGGTCGTGAGGCTGATCCTGCGTCACGCCCGTTCCGGCACCGAAGTCATCTATATCCCCGGCAATCATGACGAGATGTTCCGCGCCTGGCTTCAGCCCGACGGGTTGGAAGTGGCCGGGATCAGATTGATGCGGGAAGCCGTGCATGAAACGGCGGATGGGCGCCAGTTTCTGGTTATGCATGGCGATGAGTTCGACAGCGTTGTGCGCTATGCGAAGTTTCTCGCCGTACTGGGGGACTGGGCCTACACGCTGGCGCTGGAGATCAATCGCTGGTTCAACGCGGTGCGACGCCGGATGGGTTATCCGTACTGGTCCCTGTCCGCCTGGCTGAAACGTCAGGTCAAGGAGGCAGTGAAGGCGATCGACCGGTTCGAGAACGCTCTGGCCGGTGAAGCGCGCCGCCGTGGTCTGGACGGGGTGGTCTGCGGTCACATTCACCATGCTGAAATGCGTGAGGTGAACGGTGTTTTGTACATCAATGACGGTGACTGGGTGGAAAGCTGCACGGCGCTGGTCGAGCATGCAGACGGTCAACTGGAACTGATCGACTGGGCGGCCAGAAACCAGTTATCATTCTTCGCGGGGCGCCGGTCGGAGGTACTGCAAACTGCCTGA
- a CDS encoding diacylglycerol/lipid kinase family protein, translated as MIVIFNPAAGQRRPGRLWAVLDLLIEHGIKVELAETRHPGHATELARQAAASGTDMIVAAGGDGTIAEIAQGMIGSPTRLGILPLGSANVLAHELTLPVRAKAIASTLAFRRTRPLWPGLVQAGQRQRLFVQMLGVGFDAQVVHHLPLPLKRFTGRIAYAAQSIREISRYRSTRFPVIIDGQPHEAATVIVAKGRYYGGPFLLAPDAASDSPGFSIAMFQQDSTRDILKYGLQLLFGQLPACTGLKFLRGREIIFPGSTILPAQADGDPAGHTPLHIGDAPCPLRVVVP; from the coding sequence TTGATCGTCATTTTCAATCCAGCGGCAGGGCAACGTCGACCCGGCCGGCTTTGGGCCGTGCTGGATCTGCTGATTGAGCACGGGATCAAGGTCGAGCTTGCGGAAACGCGCCATCCCGGCCACGCCACAGAGCTGGCACGGCAGGCTGCCGCCAGCGGTACCGACATGATCGTCGCTGCCGGAGGCGACGGAACCATCGCCGAAATAGCACAGGGCATGATCGGAAGCCCTACCCGACTCGGCATTCTGCCGCTCGGCTCCGCCAATGTACTGGCGCATGAGCTGACATTACCGGTCAGGGCCAAGGCCATTGCCTCCACCCTCGCCTTCCGCCGCACGCGCCCGCTCTGGCCTGGTCTGGTGCAGGCCGGGCAGAGGCAGCGCCTGTTCGTCCAGATGCTGGGAGTTGGATTCGATGCGCAGGTTGTGCATCACCTGCCCCTTCCCTTGAAACGCTTTACCGGCCGCATCGCCTATGCCGCGCAAAGCATTCGGGAGATCAGCCGCTACCGCAGCACCCGCTTTCCGGTGATCATAGATGGCCAACCGCATGAGGCTGCCACCGTGATCGTCGCAAAAGGCCGCTATTACGGTGGCCCCTTCCTGCTGGCCCCTGATGCGGCCTCCGACAGTCCCGGTTTCTCCATCGCCATGTTTCAGCAGGATTCAACGCGCGACATTCTCAAATACGGGCTGCAACTGCTGTTTGGACAGTTGCCCGCCTGCACCGGTCTGAAATTCCTGCGCGGCAGAGAGATCATATTTCCGGGCAGCACGATCCTGCCCGCACAAGCTGACGGCGACCCGGCTGGCCATACGCCGCTTCATATCGGCGATGCCCCCTGCCCCCTGCGGGTGGTGGTGCCGTAA
- a CDS encoding cytochrome c oxidase subunit 3: MSTDTHSAAIPVSSGIRQPYHLVDPSPWPIISAFSGGLLLFGIAEYANHHSKLVLPAGIAAVLLCMFGWWRQVLKESNTPGLHSPLTRLGLRYAMLMFIASEVMFFAAFFWAYFNFSIFPSNMGNLTSAAAAVWPPAGVHTFNPLHLPLVNTLILLTSALTLTWAHHGIAHGNRRTLIIGLILTIVLGMSFTICQAREYSEAPFKFTDGVYQSVFYMATGFHGFHVIVGTIFLTVCLIRALRGGFTAERHFGFEAAAWYWHFVDVVWLFLFVAIYWLGYRG; encoded by the coding sequence ATGAGCACCGACACGCACAGCGCCGCGATCCCGGTGAGTTCTGGCATCAGGCAGCCTTATCACCTTGTTGATCCAAGCCCCTGGCCCATTATTTCCGCTTTCTCAGGCGGCTTGCTGCTGTTCGGGATCGCCGAATATGCCAACCACCACAGCAAGCTGGTTCTGCCCGCCGGTATCGCCGCCGTGCTGCTGTGCATGTTCGGCTGGTGGCGTCAGGTTCTGAAAGAGAGCAACACCCCCGGTCTGCACAGCCCGCTGACGCGCCTCGGCCTGCGTTATGCGATGCTGATGTTCATCGCATCGGAAGTGATGTTCTTCGCCGCATTTTTCTGGGCGTATTTCAACTTCTCGATTTTCCCGAGCAATATGGGCAACCTGACCAGCGCAGCCGCCGCTGTCTGGCCGCCAGCCGGGGTGCATACCTTCAATCCCCTGCATCTGCCGCTGGTCAATACCCTGATCCTGCTGACCTCCGCCCTGACCCTGACCTGGGCGCATCACGGGATTGCCCATGGCAATCGCCGGACACTGATTATCGGGCTGATTCTGACCATCGTGCTGGGTATGTCCTTCACGATCTGTCAGGCACGGGAATATTCGGAAGCGCCGTTCAAGTTCACCGATGGCGTCTATCAGTCCGTGTTCTACATGGCGACCGGGTTCCACGGCTTCCATGTCATTGTCGGCACCATCTTCCTGACCGTGTGCCTGATCCGCGCCCTGCGTGGCGGCTTCACCGCGGAGCGTCATTTCGGGTTCGAGGCCGCCGCCTGGTACTGGCATTTCGTGGACGTGGTGTGGCTGTTCCTGTTCGTCGCGATCTACTGGCTGGGTTATCGGGGCTGA
- a CDS encoding SURF1 family protein → MNIRPMSTYRRFLIPTGITVLLMAVLIFLGYWQVQRLHWKTGILAQLDAAEAAPPTPLPDAPLPFQKVVVTGTLVPSESILFGAETHVTQQGEPMGAQLLMPLSRAGHKAVMVQLGWVADPSGRNTPVPAGPVTITGYILPDQKKGWFTPPADPAHHHVYLHDSTTIAALSHAGDIEPYTLVALSPVSQENGHPIPAEGLPRPQNNHLGYALTWFGLAITLALLYANWLKKALRS, encoded by the coding sequence GTGAATATCAGACCTATGTCCACCTATCGCCGTTTTCTGATTCCCACCGGAATCACCGTCCTGCTGATGGCGGTGCTGATCTTTCTCGGCTACTGGCAAGTGCAGCGTCTGCACTGGAAAACCGGTATTCTGGCCCAGCTCGACGCGGCCGAGGCCGCACCACCAACGCCGTTGCCGGACGCACCCTTGCCGTTTCAGAAAGTCGTCGTAACGGGCACACTCGTCCCCTCGGAAAGCATATTGTTCGGCGCCGAAACCCATGTGACCCAACAAGGGGAACCTATGGGGGCACAACTTCTGATGCCGCTGTCACGTGCCGGCCATAAAGCGGTGATGGTGCAACTCGGCTGGGTGGCCGATCCATCCGGACGGAATACGCCCGTACCTGCCGGGCCTGTCACCATCACGGGTTACATCCTGCCCGATCAGAAAAAGGGTTGGTTCACACCCCCGGCCGATCCGGCCCATCACCATGTCTATCTGCATGATTCCACCACCATCGCCGCCCTGAGCCATGCCGGTGATATCGAACCCTATACGCTGGTCGCGCTGTCACCCGTTTCGCAGGAGAACGGACACCCGATCCCGGCGGAGGGGCTGCCTCGCCCGCAGAACAATCATCTGGGGTATGCTCTGACCTGGTTCGGTCTGGCGATCACGCTGGCCCTGCTCTATGCGAACTGGCTGAAAAAGGCGCTCCGCTCATGA
- a CDS encoding carboxypeptidase M32 has product MIDSAAASAPYPWLKDRFNRIATLQEASSMLGWDASVMMPPGGAAARGDQLALLAGMAHELLVDPATGDALASAARTPPADLWDRRNLQLMQHAHIRATALPGDLVMAISRACSSCEKIWREARAQNDFARVRPALGEVINLTRQSANALAPVLGLSPYDALMDGFQQGIGAADVAPVFAAYETFIAEALPRAEELQHNHPAPVPLGGPFPEADQESLCRFLAERAGLDFTRARLDRSTHPFSGGTHTDLRITTRYDTANVASAMMGVLHETGHALYEAGLPDAWNRQPVGEAAGMAAHESQSLIVEMQACRSDPYLSWLGPVLKERFGGDADAYSPGNLAALWRRVERGFIRVDADEMTYPAHVILRFRLEQALIDGSLTVADLPAAWNEGLKTLLGIVPPDDRHGCLQDIHWYDGAFGYFPSYTLGAMAAAQLMEAARDATPGLDEALGRGDLSPLVAWLRTEVHERGNLLGFNDLLRAATGKPLDPAAFLTHLRQRYLD; this is encoded by the coding sequence ATGATCGATTCTGCCGCAGCCTCTGCCCCTTATCCGTGGTTGAAGGACCGTTTCAACCGCATCGCCACGCTTCAGGAAGCTTCCAGCATGCTGGGCTGGGATGCCTCCGTCATGATGCCTCCGGGGGGTGCTGCGGCACGGGGTGATCAATTGGCCCTGCTCGCCGGGATGGCGCACGAATTACTGGTCGATCCCGCCACAGGGGATGCGCTGGCATCCGCCGCCCGGACACCACCTGCCGATCTGTGGGACCGGCGCAACCTGCAACTGATGCAGCATGCCCATATCCGCGCCACGGCCTTGCCGGGCGATCTGGTCATGGCCATCAGTCGAGCCTGCTCCTCCTGCGAGAAAATCTGGCGGGAGGCACGGGCGCAGAACGATTTCGCCCGCGTGCGTCCAGCGTTGGGGGAGGTGATCAACCTCACCCGTCAATCAGCGAACGCGCTGGCGCCCGTGCTGGGCCTGTCCCCATATGATGCGCTGATGGACGGGTTTCAGCAGGGAATCGGTGCCGCTGACGTGGCCCCGGTTTTTGCTGCCTACGAAACCTTCATCGCCGAGGCACTGCCCCGTGCGGAAGAACTTCAGCACAACCACCCGGCCCCTGTCCCGCTCGGCGGACCCTTTCCGGAAGCGGATCAGGAAAGCCTCTGTCGTTTTCTGGCGGAACGGGCGGGACTGGATTTCACCAGAGCCAGGCTGGATCGCTCCACCCATCCTTTCTCCGGCGGTACGCATACCGATCTGCGCATCACCACCCGTTATGATACCGCCAATGTCGCATCAGCCATGATGGGGGTACTGCACGAAACGGGGCATGCGCTGTACGAAGCGGGGCTGCCGGATGCGTGGAACAGGCAACCGGTCGGGGAGGCAGCCGGCATGGCCGCCCATGAAAGCCAGTCCCTGATCGTCGAGATGCAGGCCTGCCGTTCCGACCCTTACCTCTCCTGGCTCGGCCCGGTGTTGAAAGAGCGATTCGGCGGCGATGCGGACGCTTACAGCCCCGGCAATCTGGCAGCGCTCTGGCGGCGCGTGGAGCGGGGCTTCATCCGGGTCGATGCCGACGAAATGACCTATCCGGCCCATGTCATCCTGCGATTCCGGCTGGAACAGGCGCTGATCGATGGCAGTCTGACTGTTGCCGATCTCCCCGCCGCCTGGAATGAAGGGCTGAAAACACTCCTCGGCATCGTGCCACCGGATGACAGACATGGCTGTTTGCAGGACATTCACTGGTATGATGGCGCGTTCGGCTATTTCCCCAGCTATACGCTCGGGGCCATGGCCGCGGCACAATTGATGGAAGCAGCCCGCGATGCGACGCCGGGACTGGATGAGGCGTTGGGGCGCGGCGATCTGTCACCGCTGGTCGCGTGGCTGCGGACCGAGGTGCATGAACGCGGCAATCTGCTGGGTTTCAACGATCTGCTGCGCGCCGCAACCGGAAAGCCGCTTGATCCGGCGGCCTTTCTTACCCATCTGCGTCAACGCTACCTCGATTAA
- the thrC gene encoding threonine synthase, translating into MRYISTRGEAPIRDFSGVLLAGLAEDGGLYMPESWPQFSHDEWRAMRGLPYPDLAARIIQPFVGDCIPAETLLTLCRDAYAGFTHPAIVPLVQLDHDVYTQELFHGPTLAFKDMAMQLLGRLFDYVLSQSDRRITIVGATSGDTGSAAIEAVRGRDRVDIVILHPEGRTSTVQRRQMTTAIAPNIGNVAVRGTFDDCQDLVKAMFADTPFRQEMSLSAVNSINWARIAAQIPYYVYAALQLGAPDRAVAFSVPTGNFGNVLAAYAAHRMGLPVGKLVVASNRNDILYRFLSANDMSARPVEPSLSPSMDIQVSSNFERVLFELLDRDPAATAATIRAFRETGRMPVADATWQKARTLFQGFRMDDTDTEAAIRALRQETGYLADPHSVIGIAAARSLRNAGSLSAAGPVIAMATAHPAKFPDAMERATGERPALPPHLSDLYDREERFTVADNNLADIEALVRNIAHRNTSPASSPVTGVPA; encoded by the coding sequence ATGCGTTATATCTCCACACGGGGCGAGGCCCCGATCCGTGACTTCTCAGGCGTTCTGCTCGCCGGGCTTGCCGAGGATGGCGGGTTGTATATGCCGGAATCCTGGCCGCAGTTTTCCCACGATGAGTGGCGCGCCATGCGTGGCCTGCCCTATCCGGATCTGGCCGCACGCATCATTCAGCCTTTCGTCGGCGACTGCATCCCAGCCGAAACTCTGCTGACGCTGTGCCGCGATGCCTATGCGGGCTTTACCCATCCGGCCATCGTGCCGCTGGTACAGCTCGATCACGATGTCTATACGCAGGAACTGTTTCACGGCCCGACCCTTGCATTCAAGGATATGGCCATGCAGTTGCTGGGGCGGCTGTTCGATTACGTGCTGAGCCAGAGCGACCGCCGCATCACCATTGTCGGCGCGACCTCCGGCGATACCGGCTCCGCCGCTATTGAGGCCGTGCGGGGACGGGACCGGGTGGATATCGTCATCCTCCACCCCGAAGGCCGCACCAGCACCGTGCAGCGGCGGCAGATGACCACCGCTATCGCCCCGAATATCGGCAATGTCGCCGTGCGCGGCACGTTCGATGACTGCCAGGATCTGGTCAAGGCAATGTTCGCCGATACCCCATTCCGGCAGGAAATGAGCCTGTCCGCCGTCAACTCCATCAACTGGGCGCGGATCGCGGCGCAGATTCCCTATTACGTCTACGCCGCCCTTCAACTCGGCGCACCGGACCGGGCGGTGGCGTTCAGCGTGCCGACCGGGAATTTCGGCAATGTGCTGGCCGCTTATGCCGCCCATCGCATGGGGCTGCCCGTAGGCAAGCTGGTTGTTGCCTCCAACCGCAATGACATTCTCTACCGCTTCCTGAGCGCGAATGACATGTCGGCACGCCCGGTCGAGCCGAGCCTGTCGCCGAGCATGGATATTCAGGTCAGTTCCAATTTCGAACGGGTGCTGTTCGAATTGCTGGATCGTGATCCCGCCGCCACCGCCGCCACGATTCGCGCTTTCCGGGAAACAGGCCGCATGCCGGTGGCCGATGCCACATGGCAGAAGGCAAGAACTCTGTTTCAGGGCTTCCGCATGGACGACACGGACACGGAGGCCGCCATTCGCGCCTTGCGACAGGAAACCGGCTATCTGGCCGATCCGCACAGCGTCATCGGCATTGCAGCGGCACGGAGCCTGCGCAACGCTGGCAGTCTGTCGGCAGCCGGTCCCGTCATCGCCATGGCGACGGCCCATCCGGCCAAATTCCCCGATGCGATGGAACGCGCCACCGGTGAGCGCCCCGCCCTGCCGCCTCATCTGAGCGATCTGTACGATCGCGAGGAGCGGTTCACCGTCGCCGATAATAATCTGGCGGATATCGAGGCTCTGGTGCGCAATATCGCCCACCGCAATACAAGCCCGGCATCCTCCCCCGTAACCGGAGTGCCTGCCTGA
- a CDS encoding M16 family metallopeptidase — MSETLDGGAVRLTRLPSGLTVVTERMERVETVSFGAYVGVGTRHETAAENGVSHFLEHMAFKGTERRSAAQIAEEIEAVGGHINAYTAREQTAYYVKVLKENTDLAADIIGDILTHSTFDAAEFERERGVILQEIGQANDTPDDIIFDHFQETAFPGQPMGRPTLGTETIIRGLERDAVAGYMRRHYAASNMVVAAAGALEHDRIVDLVQQHFADLPASTALDASPADYKGGEFRENRDLDQVHIVLGFPSVSYADPDYFPTMLLSTLLGGGMSSRLFQEIREKRGLVYSVYTFSLPFLDGGLFGIYAGTGEQEAKELIPVTLAELLRVQNDVTEQELQRARAQVKASVLMSLESTGSRCEQIARQYQIFGRLVPTSETVAKIDAVTLDDVRRVAAALFRASPTLATLGPAGHVPDLARISGSLAA, encoded by the coding sequence ATGTCCGAAACGCTCGATGGGGGCGCGGTGCGCCTCACCCGCCTGCCATCCGGTCTGACCGTTGTGACCGAGCGCATGGAGCGGGTGGAAACGGTCTCGTTCGGGGCCTATGTCGGCGTCGGCACACGCCATGAAACCGCCGCGGAAAACGGCGTTTCCCACTTCCTCGAACATATGGCGTTCAAGGGCACGGAGCGCCGCAGCGCCGCGCAGATCGCCGAGGAAATCGAGGCGGTCGGTGGCCATATCAACGCCTACACCGCCCGGGAACAGACCGCCTATTACGTCAAGGTGCTGAAGGAGAACACCGATCTCGCCGCCGATATCATCGGCGATATCCTGACCCACTCCACCTTCGACGCGGCGGAGTTCGAGCGGGAGCGGGGCGTGATTCTTCAGGAAATCGGTCAGGCCAACGATACGCCGGACGACATCATCTTCGACCATTTTCAGGAAACGGCTTTCCCCGGTCAGCCGATGGGCCGCCCGACACTGGGAACCGAAACGATTATCCGTGGCCTGGAACGGGATGCGGTGGCCGGTTATATGCGGCGTCACTATGCGGCCTCCAACATGGTGGTCGCAGCGGCCGGCGCGCTGGAGCATGATCGTATCGTCGATCTGGTGCAGCAGCATTTCGCCGATCTGCCTGCCTCAACGGCGCTGGACGCCTCCCCCGCCGATTACAAAGGGGGAGAATTCCGGGAAAACCGCGATCTGGATCAGGTGCATATCGTGCTTGGCTTCCCCAGCGTGAGCTATGCCGATCCTGATTATTTCCCGACCATGCTGCTCTCCACCCTGCTGGGTGGCGGCATGTCATCGCGCCTGTTTCAGGAAATCCGTGAAAAGCGGGGGCTGGTGTACTCCGTCTATACGTTCAGCCTGCCTTTCCTCGATGGCGGCCTGTTCGGCATCTATGCGGGCACGGGGGAGCAGGAAGCGAAAGAGCTGATCCCGGTCACGCTCGCCGAGCTGCTGCGCGTGCAGAACGACGTGACCGAGCAGGAGCTTCAGCGCGCCCGTGCGCAGGTGAAGGCCTCGGTGCTGATGTCACTTGAAAGCACCGGCAGCCGCTGTGAGCAGATTGCCCGCCAGTACCAGATTTTCGGCCGTCTGGTGCCAACCTCCGAAACCGTGGCGAAAATCGACGCCGTGACGCTGGACGATGTCCGGCGCGTAGCAGCCGCCCTGTTCCGCGCCAGCCCAACCCTGGCCACCCTTGGACCAGCAGGCCATGTTCCTGATCTGGCCCGTATCAGTGGATCGCTGGCAGCATGA
- a CDS encoding TldD/PmbA family protein, with product MSTYLDLIDQLLTHAKRAGADAADALIAAGTSLSVQRRLGQTEHVERSEGRDLGLRVLVGQRSAVVSSSALDPSGFARLAEQAVAMARVVPEDPYLGLGEVFAPADATLLDLNDPSEPDADALGALAGRAEEAALAVSGVTNSEGCEAGYGKTDIALGTSAGFRGAYARTSFSFSATALAGTGTGMERDYDYSTAVHLSDLEQPELIGRTAGEKAVARLNPGRVKTARMPVIFDPRVSNGLIGHLAGAINGASVARGGSFLQDRLGQRLFRPGIVMRDDPSRRRGLRSRPFDGEGQPVQPLSVIEDGVLTSWILDLRSARQLGLHTTGHAARGTGGGPSPAVSNFYLEAGMLSPMALMADIREGLYITETMGPGVNLTTGDYSRGCAGFMIRNGALAEPVAEITIAGHLLSMFAELTPADDLRFRGSVDAPTVRIDGMMVAGA from the coding sequence ATGAGCACCTATCTGGATTTGATCGACCAGCTTCTGACCCACGCAAAACGGGCGGGCGCCGATGCCGCTGATGCGCTGATCGCGGCGGGAACCTCCCTTTCCGTTCAACGGCGTCTCGGCCAGACCGAGCATGTGGAACGCTCGGAGGGCCGGGATCTGGGGCTGCGCGTGCTAGTGGGGCAGCGTTCGGCGGTCGTGTCCTCCAGCGCACTCGATCCATCCGGATTTGCACGGCTGGCGGAACAGGCTGTTGCCATGGCCCGGGTCGTGCCGGAAGACCCCTATTTGGGGCTGGGCGAGGTGTTTGCTCCGGCGGATGCCACCCTGCTCGATCTGAACGATCCGTCGGAGCCGGATGCCGATGCACTCGGTGCACTGGCGGGTCGGGCCGAGGAAGCCGCGCTGGCCGTCAGCGGTGTTACGAATTCCGAAGGCTGCGAGGCTGGGTATGGCAAGACGGACATTGCCCTGGGTACCTCCGCCGGTTTTCGCGGCGCTTATGCCCGCACCAGCTTTTCCTTCTCCGCCACCGCTCTGGCTGGCACCGGGACCGGAATGGAGCGGGATTATGATTACAGCACCGCCGTACATTTGAGCGATCTGGAGCAGCCGGAACTGATCGGCCGGACCGCCGGAGAAAAAGCCGTCGCCCGCCTCAATCCGGGCCGTGTGAAAACGGCGCGGATGCCGGTGATTTTCGACCCTCGGGTTTCGAACGGGCTGATCGGTCATCTCGCCGGTGCCATCAATGGCGCCTCGGTGGCCCGTGGCGGCAGTTTTTTGCAGGATCGCCTGGGGCAGCGCCTGTTCCGCCCCGGCATTGTCATGCGTGACGATCCATCCCGCCGGCGCGGGTTGCGGTCCCGGCCTTTCGATGGAGAAGGCCAGCCCGTGCAGCCTCTGTCCGTGATTGAGGATGGTGTGCTGACAAGCTGGATTCTCGATCTGCGCAGCGCCCGCCAGCTTGGGTTGCATACCACCGGCCATGCCGCGCGTGGCACTGGCGGCGGCCCCTCCCCTGCGGTCAGCAATTTCTATCTGGAAGCCGGAATGCTCAGCCCGATGGCGCTGATGGCCGATATCAGGGAAGGGCTGTACATCACCGAAACCATGGGACCTGGCGTCAACCTGACCACCGGCGATTACAGCCGTGGCTGTGCCGGTTTCATGATCCGTAACGGCGCACTGGCCGAACCGGTGGCGGAAATTACCATTGCCGGACATCTACTCTCTATGTTTGCGGAGCTGACGCCCGCGGATGATCTGCGCTTTCGTGGCTCTGTCGATGCGCCAACGGTCCGTATCGACGGCATGATGGTCGCCGGAGCCTGA